Proteins encoded together in one Paracidovorax wautersii window:
- a CDS encoding GntR family transcriptional regulator, translated as MPLNEPSDTPPLPALPRFHQVRLILRERLKSGRYERGLPLPGERQLAEEFGVARVTIRSALARLEEEGLVARLRGKGTLPAAQDELPSHLRLRGGLLDNIVNMGRRTRVTVLEHRLLPAPSQAAQALQLAPGSPVLKVVRVRKFKGQPIAYTEVFLPPDLAAAVEKPTLQDVPMLVALEQSGVQVVSAEQTLGAALADLHVAAALRVAPGVPLLRVSRVAVDANGRPVQFLTGLYHPERYEYHMQLSRVGDATKVWIENDRPPEAAG; from the coding sequence ATGCCCTTGAACGAGCCCTCCGACACGCCGCCCCTGCCCGCCCTGCCGCGCTTTCACCAGGTGCGGCTGATCCTGCGCGAGCGGCTGAAGTCCGGCCGGTACGAACGCGGGTTGCCGCTGCCCGGCGAACGGCAGCTGGCCGAGGAGTTTGGCGTGGCGCGCGTCACCATCCGATCGGCCCTGGCCCGCCTGGAAGAAGAAGGCCTGGTGGCGCGGTTGCGCGGCAAGGGCACGCTGCCGGCGGCGCAGGACGAGCTGCCCAGCCACCTGCGGCTGCGCGGCGGCCTGCTGGACAACATCGTCAACATGGGCCGGCGCACGCGCGTGACGGTGCTGGAGCACCGCCTGCTGCCCGCTCCTTCGCAGGCCGCCCAGGCCCTGCAGCTGGCGCCGGGCAGCCCGGTGCTGAAGGTGGTGCGGGTGCGAAAGTTCAAGGGCCAGCCGATCGCGTACACCGAGGTCTTCCTGCCGCCCGATCTGGCGGCCGCGGTCGAGAAGCCCACGCTGCAGGACGTGCCCATGCTGGTGGCGCTGGAGCAATCCGGCGTGCAGGTGGTGTCGGCCGAGCAGACCCTGGGCGCCGCGCTGGCCGATCTGCATGTGGCTGCCGCCCTGCGCGTGGCGCCCGGCGTGCCGCTGCTGCGCGTCTCGCGGGTGGCGGTGGACGCCAACGGCCGGCCCGTGCAGTTCCTGACCGGGCTCTACCACCCGGAGCGCTACGAGTACCACATGCAGCTGTCCCGCGTGGGCGACGCGACCAAGGTGTGGATCGAGAACGACCGGCCGCCGGAAGCCGCGGGTTGA
- a CDS encoding type 1 glutamine amidotransferase domain-containing protein, which produces MSTSTPSSRGVAILVTDGFEQVELTGPRDALKAAGITTRIVAPKAGQVQGFRHDAKGDALPVDLTLKDARPDDFDAVLLPGGVINSDALRTDADAQAFVQAIDRAGKPVAVICHGAWLLIDAGLVKGKTLTSWPSLATDLRNAGAEWVDQEVQVQGRWVSSRKPDDLPAFQKALLQQLQG; this is translated from the coding sequence ATGTCCACGTCCACACCATCCTCGCGCGGCGTCGCCATCCTCGTCACCGACGGCTTCGAGCAGGTCGAGCTCACCGGCCCGCGCGACGCGTTGAAAGCCGCCGGCATCACCACCCGCATCGTCGCGCCGAAAGCGGGCCAGGTGCAGGGCTTCCGCCACGACGCCAAGGGCGATGCCCTCCCGGTCGACCTGACCCTCAAGGACGCCCGTCCCGACGACTTCGACGCGGTGCTGCTGCCTGGCGGCGTGATCAATTCCGATGCGCTGCGGACCGATGCCGACGCCCAGGCCTTCGTGCAGGCCATCGACCGGGCCGGCAAGCCGGTCGCGGTGATCTGCCACGGTGCCTGGCTGCTGATCGATGCCGGCCTGGTGAAAGGCAAGACGCTGACGAGCTGGCCCAGCCTGGCGACCGACCTGCGCAACGCCGGTGCGGAGTGGGTCGACCAGGAGGTACAGGTCCAGGGCCGCTGGGTCAGCAGCCGCAAACCGGACGACCTGCCCGCCTTCCAGAAGGCGCTGCTGCAGCAGCTGCAGGGCTGA
- a CDS encoding ligase-associated DNA damage response exonuclease: MAADDLVIARPEGLYCTAGDFYIDPWRPVDRAVITHGHSDHARVGHTHYLAHTDSEGVLRARLGADITLQTLPYGEAIEHHGVRVSLHPAGHVLGSAQVRLEHGGRVWVASGDYKTEPDGTCAPFEPVRCDTFITESTFGLPIYRWPTQPELFAGIDAWWRANAAQGRPSVLLCYAFGKAQRILHGVDRSIGPIVVHGAVEPLNAVYRAAGVDLPPTLRVTDPGVDAQLLKTALVLAPPSAQGTPWMRRFAGHADAFASGWMQLRGTRRRRGVDRGFVMSDHADWPGLQYAIGATGAERVFVTHGSVAVLVRWLRERGLDAQGFKTEYGDEDEQAAPSPAEPAAESPPEAPAP; the protein is encoded by the coding sequence ATGGCAGCCGACGACCTCGTCATCGCGCGGCCGGAAGGCCTGTACTGCACGGCGGGCGATTTCTACATCGACCCCTGGCGGCCCGTGGACCGTGCCGTCATCACCCACGGCCACTCCGACCACGCCCGCGTGGGCCACACCCACTACCTGGCCCACACCGACAGCGAAGGCGTGCTGCGCGCCCGGCTCGGCGCCGACATCACCCTGCAAACGCTGCCCTATGGCGAGGCGATCGAGCACCACGGCGTGCGCGTCTCCCTGCACCCCGCCGGCCACGTGCTGGGCTCGGCCCAGGTGCGGCTGGAGCATGGCGGGCGGGTGTGGGTGGCCTCCGGCGACTACAAGACCGAACCCGATGGCACGTGCGCTCCGTTCGAGCCGGTGCGCTGCGACACCTTCATCACCGAATCCACTTTCGGCCTGCCCATCTACCGCTGGCCCACCCAGCCTGAACTGTTCGCAGGCATCGATGCGTGGTGGCGCGCCAATGCGGCCCAGGGTCGGCCGTCGGTGCTGCTGTGCTACGCCTTCGGCAAGGCGCAGCGCATCCTGCACGGCGTGGACCGCAGCATCGGGCCCATCGTCGTCCATGGCGCGGTGGAGCCGCTCAACGCCGTCTACCGTGCCGCCGGCGTCGATCTGCCGCCCACCCTGCGCGTGACCGATCCGGGCGTGGACGCACAGCTGCTCAAGACCGCGCTGGTGCTGGCGCCGCCCTCGGCCCAGGGCACGCCCTGGATGCGCCGCTTTGCCGGCCATGCGGACGCGTTCGCCAGCGGCTGGATGCAGCTGCGCGGCACACGCCGCCGGCGCGGGGTGGACCGCGGCTTCGTCATGTCCGACCACGCCGACTGGCCGGGCCTGCAGTACGCCATCGGCGCGACCGGTGCCGAGCGCGTCTTCGTCACCCACGGCAGCGTGGCCGTGCTGGTGCGCTGGCTGCGGGAGCGGGGCCTGGACGCCCAGGGCTTCAAGACCGAGTACGGCGACGAGGACGAGCAGGCGGCGCCATCCCCCGCCGAACCTGCAGCGGAAAGCCCGCCGGAGGCGCCTGCGCCATGA
- a CDS encoding ATP-dependent DNA ligase, whose amino-acid sequence MKDFAALYHALDASTASRAKQAALQAYLRAAAPQDAAWAVYFLAGGKPRQLVPTKVLRALAREAAGLPEWLFDESYEAVGDLAETIALLLPAPGDTHDLGLAQWVEQHLLPLRGMAPEALAATLRAQWTRLAAGERLVYFKLITGSFRVGVSRLQVTQALAAVSGVDPKRVAQRLMGYTHIGARPGPTDYLRLVAAEGEGDDAHGQAGEVRGHPYPFFLAHPLQLPVAQFDAVLGPPSDWVVEWKWDGIRAQIVRRGGADAVGGTWIWSRGEELVSDRFPELQALGDALPEGTVVDGEIVVWAAQQGGVPAHVRPFADLQKRIGRKTLSPKLLRDLPVVLLAYDLLEEGGQDLRGLPQHERRARLDALVQRVGHPALIASPVLAGDSWQALATQRAQARALGVEGMMLKARSSAYGVGRTKDSGVWWKWKVDPLSVDAVLIYAQRGHGRRASLYSDYTFAVWNAPPGTEGRALVPFAKAYSGLTDAEMARVDAVIRKTTVESFGPVRSVRPTLVFELGFEGIARSTRHKSGIAVRFPRMLRWREDKPVEEADSLDTLAMLLPDAGG is encoded by the coding sequence ATGAAGGACTTTGCCGCCCTGTACCACGCCCTGGACGCCAGCACCGCCAGCCGCGCCAAACAGGCCGCCCTGCAGGCCTACCTGCGCGCCGCCGCGCCGCAGGACGCGGCCTGGGCCGTGTACTTCCTGGCCGGCGGCAAGCCGCGGCAGCTGGTGCCCACCAAGGTGCTGCGCGCATTGGCACGCGAGGCGGCCGGCCTGCCCGAATGGCTGTTCGATGAAAGCTACGAGGCCGTGGGCGATCTGGCCGAGACCATCGCGCTCTTGCTGCCCGCGCCGGGCGACACGCATGACCTGGGCCTGGCCCAGTGGGTGGAGCAGCATCTGCTGCCCCTGCGCGGCATGGCGCCCGAGGCGCTGGCCGCCACGCTGCGCGCGCAGTGGACCCGGCTGGCGGCCGGCGAGCGGCTGGTGTACTTCAAGCTCATCACCGGTTCCTTCCGCGTGGGCGTCTCGCGCCTGCAGGTCACCCAGGCGCTGGCGGCAGTGAGCGGCGTGGACCCCAAGCGCGTCGCCCAGCGGCTGATGGGGTACACCCACATCGGCGCCCGGCCCGGCCCCACCGACTACCTGCGCCTGGTGGCTGCCGAGGGCGAGGGCGATGACGCCCACGGCCAGGCGGGCGAGGTGCGCGGCCATCCGTACCCGTTCTTCCTGGCGCATCCGCTGCAGCTGCCGGTGGCGCAGTTCGATGCCGTGCTGGGCCCGCCATCCGACTGGGTCGTGGAGTGGAAGTGGGACGGCATCCGCGCGCAGATCGTGCGGCGCGGGGGCGCCGACGCGGTCGGCGGCACCTGGATCTGGTCGCGCGGCGAGGAACTCGTCAGCGACCGCTTTCCCGAGCTGCAGGCTTTGGGCGACGCGCTGCCCGAAGGCACGGTGGTGGACGGCGAGATCGTCGTCTGGGCCGCGCAGCAGGGCGGCGTGCCCGCGCATGTGCGCCCCTTCGCCGACCTGCAAAAGCGCATCGGCCGCAAAACCCTGTCTCCCAAACTGCTGCGCGATCTGCCGGTGGTGCTGCTGGCTTACGACCTGCTGGAAGAGGGGGGCCAGGACCTGCGCGGGCTGCCGCAGCACGAGCGCCGCGCGCGGCTGGATGCGCTGGTGCAGCGGGTGGGCCACCCCGCCCTGATCGCCAGCCCGGTGCTGGCCGGCGACAGCTGGCAGGCCCTGGCCACGCAGCGCGCGCAGGCCCGCGCCCTGGGCGTGGAGGGCATGATGCTCAAGGCGCGTTCCAGCGCCTATGGCGTGGGCCGCACCAAGGACAGCGGCGTGTGGTGGAAGTGGAAGGTCGACCCGCTGAGCGTGGACGCCGTGCTCATCTACGCCCAGCGCGGCCATGGGCGCCGCGCCAGCCTGTACAGCGACTACACCTTCGCCGTGTGGAACGCGCCGCCGGGCACCGAAGGCCGCGCCCTGGTGCCTTTCGCCAAAGCCTATTCCGGCCTGACCGATGCCGAGATGGCGCGCGTGGATGCCGTCATCCGCAAGACCACCGTGGAGAGCTTCGGCCCGGTACGCAGCGTGCGGCCCACGCTGGTGTTCGAGCTGGGGTTCGAGGGCATCGCCCGCAGCACGCGGCACAAGAGCGGCATCGCCGTGCGCTTTCCGCGCATGCTGCGCTGGCGCGAGGACAAGCCGGTGGAAGAGGCCGACTCGCTCGACACGCTGGCGATGCTGCTGCCGGATGCCGGCGGCTGA
- a CDS encoding 3-isopropylmalate dehydratase, with translation MTAARTTAATGRAWVFGDDLNTDLLAPGAYMKFGIAEIARHCLESVDPRFAAEVRPGDIVFAGRNFGAGSSREQAAEVLRHLGVACVVARSFSGIYYRNGFNLGLPLLVCPEAATVAPGAPVACDLDRACVHDLSTHRVLACEPIPAHLVAMIRDGGLLPHLEKRLAAQRAANLPTP, from the coding sequence ATGACCGCCGCGCGCACCACCGCCGCCACCGGTCGCGCCTGGGTGTTCGGCGACGACCTCAACACCGACCTGCTGGCCCCCGGCGCCTACATGAAGTTCGGCATCGCGGAGATCGCCCGCCACTGCCTGGAGTCGGTGGACCCGCGCTTTGCCGCCGAAGTGCGGCCGGGCGACATCGTCTTCGCGGGGCGCAACTTCGGCGCGGGCTCGTCGCGCGAGCAGGCGGCCGAGGTGCTGCGGCACCTGGGCGTCGCCTGCGTCGTGGCACGGTCGTTCTCCGGCATCTACTACCGCAACGGCTTCAACCTGGGCCTGCCGCTGCTGGTGTGCCCCGAGGCCGCCACGGTGGCGCCCGGTGCGCCCGTGGCCTGCGACCTCGACCGGGCCTGCGTGCACGATCTCTCCACCCATCGGGTGCTCGCCTGCGAGCCCATCCCCGCCCACCTCGTCGCCATGATCCGCGACGGCGGGCTGCTGCCCCACTTGGAAAAGCGCCTGGCAGCCCAGCGCGCAGCGAACTTACCTACGCCATGA
- a CDS encoding isocitrate lyase/phosphoenolpyruvate mutase family protein — MTTDLKTRLQSPAIVTAPGVYDALSALLVAQAGFDAAYLSGASIAYTRLGRPDIGLLSLDDVAQVTTAIRERNEALHLIVDADTGFGNALNVQRTVRLLERAGASAIQLEDQTSPKRCGHLDGKTLIGAAEMAGKIRAACDARRDSGTLIVARTDAVAVEGLDAALDRMDLCADAGADVLFVEALRTREDMATALARLSPRAPMLANMVEGGKTPILPVAELQALGYRVAIFPGGTVRALSHALQGYLASLHRHGTTEPCWPQMLQFDGLNQLLGTPQLLAQGKRYE, encoded by the coding sequence ATGACCACCGACCTCAAAACCCGCCTGCAATCGCCGGCCATCGTCACCGCGCCGGGCGTATACGACGCCCTCTCCGCCCTGCTGGTTGCGCAGGCCGGCTTCGACGCGGCCTACCTGTCCGGCGCCAGCATCGCCTACACGCGGCTGGGCCGGCCCGACATCGGGCTGCTCTCGCTGGACGACGTCGCGCAGGTGACCACCGCCATCCGCGAGCGCAACGAGGCGCTGCACCTCATCGTGGATGCCGACACCGGCTTCGGCAACGCGCTCAACGTGCAGCGCACCGTGCGCCTGCTGGAACGCGCCGGCGCCTCGGCCATCCAGCTGGAGGACCAGACCAGCCCGAAGCGCTGCGGCCACCTGGACGGCAAGACGCTGATCGGCGCTGCGGAAATGGCCGGCAAGATCCGCGCGGCCTGCGATGCGCGGCGCGACAGCGGCACGCTCATCGTTGCCCGCACCGATGCGGTGGCCGTGGAAGGGCTGGACGCGGCGCTCGACCGCATGGACCTCTGTGCCGATGCCGGCGCGGACGTGCTCTTCGTGGAGGCCTTGCGCACGCGGGAGGACATGGCGACCGCGCTGGCCCGGCTGTCGCCGCGTGCGCCGATGCTCGCCAACATGGTCGAAGGCGGCAAGACGCCCATCCTGCCCGTGGCCGAGCTGCAGGCCCTGGGCTACCGCGTGGCCATCTTTCCGGGCGGCACCGTGCGCGCCCTCAGCCATGCGCTGCAAGGCTACCTGGCCAGCCTGCACCGGCACGGCACGACCGAGCCCTGCTGGCCGCAGATGCTGCAGTTCGACGGGCTCAACCAGTTGCTGGGCACGCCGCAGCTGCTGGCGCAGGGCAAGCGCTACGAGTGA
- a CDS encoding tripartite tricarboxylate transporter substrate-binding protein, with the protein MNTAPALARPLALTRRCALTALCALPAALAPQFALAQDSGKPLTIVVGSPSGGTTDTLARVIGRMVGDTLGRPVVVENRAGAGGNIAAAYVAKAPADGSTLLMSFTGHTINATLYKNLGFDPVKDFTPITMVAKVPSVLIARKAAPFSDTAGAIAYAKANPGKLNFAIGAQGSSLHLASEQFKMLTGTDIVNVPYKGTGPALSDVLAGTVDLMFASTVNVLPHMKNGTIKLLGVSSREPLPQFAGVPPIAQTVKGFESMAWFGLFGPAQMPADVTQKLYAAVKKAIESPDYQERMRTEAATTVDMPPAAFAKFVAQDVQDWAKIIKASGATVE; encoded by the coding sequence ATGAACACCGCCCCTGCCCTCGCCCGCCCGCTCGCCTTGACCCGGCGCTGCGCGCTGACCGCTCTCTGCGCCCTGCCCGCCGCGCTGGCGCCCCAGTTCGCCCTGGCGCAAGACAGCGGCAAGCCTCTCACCATCGTCGTCGGCAGCCCGTCCGGCGGCACCACCGACACCCTGGCCCGCGTCATCGGCCGCATGGTGGGCGACACGCTCGGCCGTCCCGTGGTGGTGGAGAACCGCGCCGGCGCCGGCGGCAACATCGCCGCGGCCTACGTGGCCAAGGCGCCTGCGGACGGCTCCACGCTGCTCATGAGCTTCACCGGCCACACCATCAACGCGACGCTGTACAAGAACCTGGGCTTCGACCCGGTCAAGGACTTCACGCCCATCACCATGGTGGCCAAGGTCCCCAGCGTGCTGATCGCCCGCAAGGCCGCGCCGTTTTCCGACACGGCTGGCGCCATCGCTTACGCCAAAGCGAACCCTGGAAAGCTGAACTTCGCCATCGGCGCGCAGGGTTCGTCGCTGCACCTGGCCAGCGAGCAGTTCAAGATGCTGACCGGCACCGACATCGTCAATGTGCCGTACAAGGGCACCGGCCCGGCGCTGTCCGACGTGCTGGCGGGCACGGTGGACCTGATGTTCGCCAGCACGGTGAACGTGCTGCCGCACATGAAGAACGGCACGATCAAGCTGCTGGGCGTGAGCAGCCGCGAGCCGCTGCCACAGTTCGCCGGCGTGCCGCCGATCGCGCAGACCGTGAAAGGCTTCGAGTCGATGGCCTGGTTCGGCCTCTTCGGCCCGGCGCAGATGCCGGCGGACGTGACGCAGAAGCTTTACGCGGCGGTGAAGAAGGCCATCGAGTCGCCCGACTACCAGGAGCGCATGCGCACCGAAGCAGCCACCACGGTCGACATGCCGCCTGCGGCCTTCGCCAAGTTCGTGGCCCAGGACGTGCAGGACTGGGCGAAGATCATCAAGGCCTCGGGCGCGACCGTCGAATGA
- a CDS encoding 3-isopropylmalate dehydratase large subunit produces MTAIHTPATPAQTLAQKLVARAAGRSHVVPGEIVTCQVDLAMMHDSGGPRRVKPMLDRLGATVWDPDKVVVVTDHYVPAYDDDSRAIVQIARDWVKSAGVKRFHDSEGICHVVVPQKGYLRPGMFAVGGDSHSPTGGAFGAYMFGVGATEMLGVLVTGEIWLKVPHTLRMTWNGRLAPGVSAKDMMLFLCTRFGMDGGQYQAVEYAGPAVQALSMQERMTLSNMTAELGGQAGLVAPDEITRAWLADAGAGEVDTAPWHTDDAAPLMADHVFDAAALAPQVAEPHSPAYGRDAADLRGVAVNLAYVGACTGAKLDDLRMAAQVLRGRKVARGVRLLVAPASLQDQERAQDEGVLAALQEAGAELLPTSCGACAGYGAHTFGPDVVAISTTARNFQGRMGSAQAQIYLGSPWTVAASAVAGRVADPREMLP; encoded by the coding sequence ATGACCGCTATCCACACCCCTGCCACGCCCGCCCAGACGCTGGCACAGAAGCTGGTGGCCCGCGCCGCAGGGCGCAGCCACGTGGTGCCGGGCGAGATCGTCACCTGCCAGGTGGACCTGGCCATGATGCACGACTCGGGCGGGCCGCGCCGCGTGAAGCCTATGCTCGACCGTCTGGGCGCCACGGTCTGGGACCCGGACAAGGTCGTGGTGGTCACCGACCACTACGTCCCCGCCTATGACGACGACAGCCGCGCCATCGTGCAGATCGCCCGCGACTGGGTGAAGAGCGCCGGCGTGAAGCGCTTTCACGACAGCGAAGGCATCTGCCACGTGGTGGTGCCGCAGAAGGGCTATCTGCGCCCCGGCATGTTCGCGGTGGGGGGCGACAGCCATTCCCCCACGGGCGGCGCCTTCGGTGCCTACATGTTCGGCGTGGGCGCCACCGAGATGCTGGGCGTGCTCGTCACCGGCGAGATCTGGCTCAAGGTGCCGCACACGCTGCGCATGACCTGGAACGGCCGGCTGGCGCCGGGCGTGTCCGCCAAGGACATGATGCTGTTCCTGTGCACCCGCTTCGGCATGGACGGCGGGCAGTACCAGGCGGTGGAATATGCCGGCCCGGCCGTGCAGGCGCTGTCGATGCAGGAGCGCATGACGCTCTCCAACATGACGGCGGAGCTGGGCGGCCAGGCCGGCCTGGTGGCGCCGGACGAGATCACCCGCGCGTGGCTGGCAGACGCCGGTGCCGGCGAGGTGGACACGGCCCCCTGGCACACCGACGACGCCGCGCCCCTGATGGCCGACCATGTCTTCGATGCCGCCGCCCTCGCCCCCCAGGTGGCCGAACCGCACAGCCCGGCCTATGGGCGCGATGCGGCCGACCTGCGCGGTGTGGCCGTCAACCTGGCTTACGTGGGCGCCTGCACGGGCGCCAAGCTGGACGATCTGCGCATGGCGGCCCAGGTGCTGCGCGGCCGCAAGGTGGCCCGCGGCGTGCGCCTGCTGGTGGCCCCGGCCAGCCTGCAGGACCAGGAGCGCGCGCAGGACGAAGGCGTGCTCGCCGCGCTGCAGGAGGCCGGTGCCGAACTGCTGCCCACCAGCTGCGGGGCCTGCGCCGGCTACGGCGCGCACACCTTCGGGCCCGACGTGGTGGCGATCAGCACCACGGCGCGCAACTTCCAGGGCCGCATGGGCTCGGCCCAGGCGCAGATCTACCTGGGCTCGCCCTGGACGGTGGCCGCCTCGGCCGTGGCCGGCCGCGTGGCCGATCCGCGGGAGATGCTGCCATGA